Genomic window (Vicinamibacterales bacterium):
GGTGCTGTCCGTCGCGGTCGCGACGCTCCTTTGGCTGGTGGTCACCGGCGAAGCCGTCGTCGAACGCTCGTTGCGCGTCGGGCTCGAACTACAGCGCACGCCCCCGGGCATCGAGCTCGTCAGCACCGTGCCGGACGCGGTGGCCGTGCGGGTGCGCGGCGCGGCGAGCCGACTGGCCGACCTGGCGCCCGGCGACCTCACCGTCGTCGTCGATCTCGAGGGCGTGAAGGCGGGACGGCGTCTCTTTCCGCTGGCGCCTTCGCAGGTCACGGCGCCGTTCGGCGTGGAGGTGACCCAGGTGGCGCCCCCGACGCTGCCGCTCGAGTTCGAGGTCACCGCCTCGACGAACCTGCCGATTCGCGCCCGGCTGCAGGGCACGCCGATCGAGGGCCACAGCGTGACGAACGTCTCGGTGTCGCCCTCGCAGGTGCGAGTGGAGGGGCCGGAGAGCGCCGTGCGCCGCCTGACCGAGCTCTTCACCGAGCCGGTGTCGGTCGACCGCGCCGGCACGCTCATCCGCGAAGCCGTCACCATCGACACCAGCGACAGCGGTCTCCGCCTCGTCGGCGGGTCGACGGCCGTGGTCACGGTGACGATATCGGCCGATACGACGGTCCGAACGGTGACGGGTGTGCCGGTGCGCCTGCGTGGAGCATCCACCGGCCAGCTCACGCCAGCCGAGGCCTCGGTCACCCTGTCGGGCGCACCCGAAGCCGTCGAGCACCTCACGCCGGCCGACATCGGCCTGTTCGTGGACGTGCCGCCCGGCGCTGCGGGACTCGACGTCGACGTGCAGGCTGAATCGTCGCCGCACTATGTCGTCAAGGCGATCGACCCCCCGAGGGTGGCGTACCGGGCCGTCGCGGCCCGGCGGAAGTGATCGAGGGACGGAGGACACCAGGGTGAAGCTGTTCGGAACCGACGGGATACGCGGGGAGGCCGGCCAGCCTCCGCTCGACCGCGCCACGGTCACGCGCATCGGCGCGGCGCTGGCCCGTCAGCCCCGCGTCGAGCGCCCGCGTGTCCTCATCGGCCGGGACACCCGCGAGTCCGGCCCATGGATCGAGGCCGCCCTGGCGGCCGGTGTCCACGCCGCGGGCGGCGACGTCGTGAGCGCCGGGGTCGTGCCGACACCCGCCGTCGCGTACCTGACGCGCACGGACGACTACCACCTGGGCGTCGTCATCTCCGCCTCGCACAATCCCTTCGCCGACAACGGCATCAAGGTGTTCTCGGGCGCGGGCGAGAAGTTCTCCGAGGCCGCCGAACGGGAGGTGGAACGCCTCGTCGCGGATCCCACCTGGCAGGTGCCGGAGGCGGCGCCGCCGGAACTGCCGGCCGCGCCGGTCGAGCGGTACGTCGCGCACCTGCGACAGATTCTCGACGACGCCGGTCCGCTCCGGAGCGCCCGCCTCGTCGTGGACTGCGCCAACGGAGCGACGAGCGTGCTCGCGCCCGCGCTGTTCAGGGCGCTCGGGTTCGACGTGGAGGCCATCGGCGTCGCCCCGGACGGCCGCAACATCAATCTCGGGTGCGGGTCGACGGCCATGGAGGGCCTGCAGGCGGCCGT
Coding sequences:
- the glmM gene encoding phosphoglucosamine mutase is translated as MKLFGTDGIRGEAGQPPLDRATVTRIGAALARQPRVERPRVLIGRDTRESGPWIEAALAAGVHAAGGDVVSAGVVPTPAVAYLTRTDDYHLGVVISASHNPFADNGIKVFSGAGEKFSEAAEREVERLVADPTWQVPEAAPPELPAAPVERYVAHLRQILDDAGPLRSARLVVDCANGATSVLAPALFRALGFDVEAIGVAPDGRNINLGCGSTAMEGLQAAVVERQARLGVAFDGDGDRALFVDHRGRRVDGDAVMLLCADQLRRDGALRGDAMVATVMSNIGLELALQERGIRLARCPVGDKYVMEEMLRQDLALGGEQSGHVIFASHLFTGDGIATALHVLRTMIATGRELAMLADGLTSYPQVLVNVRVRERADVAAVAPIAEAMRAVESRLGGHGRLLVRYSGTEPLLRIMIEGRDQAEITAWAGEIADAVRATLA
- a CDS encoding CdaR family protein, with protein sequence MALFPIRHVGLKVLSVAVATLLWLVVTGEAVVERSLRVGLELQRTPPGIELVSTVPDAVAVRVRGAASRLADLAPGDLTVVVDLEGVKAGRRLFPLAPSQVTAPFGVEVTQVAPPTLPLEFEVTASTNLPIRARLQGTPIEGHSVTNVSVSPSQVRVEGPESAVRRLTELFTEPVSVDRAGTLIREAVTIDTSDSGLRLVGGSTAVVTVTISADTTVRTVTGVPVRLRGASTGQLTPAEASVTLSGAPEAVEHLTPADIGLFVDVPPGAAGLDVDVQAESSPHYVVKAIDPPRVAYRAVAARRK